A window of Solanum stenotomum isolate F172 chromosome 3, ASM1918654v1, whole genome shotgun sequence contains these coding sequences:
- the LOC125858749 gene encoding uncharacterized protein LOC125858749: protein MHTCGSEHLTSHNPHATAKVIGAYFKDRYPEGKGPSTKDLKNSIRIELGCKVSYWKVWMGSDIVKSLVRGTYEHGYGVIDAFKYSFVAYGAWILGIAQMRKLIAVDGTFLRSKYGGVLLSAVARDAENHIFSVAFCVVDSKCDASYRYFFEQLRSFVLDTPELCIISDRHQSIRKMVSIVVTHLERVGFHRWSRAFFPGNRYNIMTINIAESVNSMFLDEREYSITALFDAINRRFAEKFHERRMKFINAPTIFVLSIEKYIAKNTNLGNKLLVHQIANYKYIVTSHDEVATVDLLAKSCTCKVFDIDKVPCSHAMAAIRCQYGDDYGRRIYEYSSSYYKVEVYLIAYVEEIKSVPSEETWEVPIEILERKISSPFVEPDKVGKRSSKR from the exons atGCATACATGTGGCTCGGAACATCTTACGAGTCATAATCCACACGCCACAGCAAAAGTCATTGGAGCATACTTCAAAGATAGATATCCCGAAGGTAAAGGTCCATCTacaaaagatttgaaaaacTCTATCCGTATTGAATTGGGATGCAAGGTTAGTTATTGGAAAGTTTGGATGGGTAGCGATATTGTAAAGTCTTTGGTAAGAGGGACATATGAACATGGATATGGAGTGATTGATGC GTTCAAGTACTCTTTTGTGGCATATGGAGCTTGGATTCTTGGTATCGCACAAATGAGAAAACTCATAGCTGTTGATGGGACATTTTTGAGAAGTAAATATGGTGGTGTGTTGTTGTCTGCTGTTGCACGGGATGCGGAGAATCATATTTTTTCGGTGGCATTTTGCGTAGTAGACTCTAAATGTGATGCTTCTTACCGATACTTTTTCGAGCAATTGAGAAGTTTTGTACTTGATACTCCTGAATTGTGCATAATCTCTGATAGACATCAAAGTATTAGAAAGATGGTTTCAATT GTTGTCACTCATCTTGAACGCGTTGGATTTCACCGATGGAGCAGGGCATTCTTTCCCGGAAATag GTACAATATTATGACGATAAATATTGCTGAGTCGGTTAACTCAATGTTTCTTGATGAAAGAGAATATTCCATTACTGCTCTATTTGATGCAATAAACAGGCGATTTGCAGAAAAATTTCATGAGAGGCGTATGAAATTTATTAATGCACCAACCATCTTCGTCCTTTCGATAGAAAAATACATTGCAAAAAATACTAATCTGGGGAACAAGCTATTGGTCCATCAAATTGCCAACTACAAGTATATTGTCACCAGTCATGATGAAGTTGCAACAGTTGATTTGCTAGCCAAATCTTGTACTTGTAAAGTCTTTGACATTGACAAAGTACCTTGTTCACATGCTATGGCAGCGATTCGATGCCAATATGGTGATGACTATGGGAGACGCATTTATGAGTACTCCTCTTCGTATTACAAAGTAGAGGTATACCTTATTGCATATGTGGAGGAAATTAAATCGGTTCCATCTGAAGAAACTTGGGAAGTTCCTATTGAGattttagagagaaaaatatcttcTCCATTTGTTGAGCCAGACAAGGTTGGAAAAAGGTcctcaaaaagataa